Proteins found in one Rahnella aceris genomic segment:
- the bcsA gene encoding UDP-forming cellulose synthase catalytic subunit, whose product MNKFLFSLLVLLLLPVAAVIIITPMDSQKQYIFGLISIGLLFLLGISKSRRISVVMVIMSVMMSTRYIYWRATETLHFNSTIEAILGIGLFLAELYVWLILLLGYLQTTWPLKRTIEPLPDDTTLWPTVDVYIPSYNESLDVVRDTVLAAQCIDYPKDKIKIYVLDDGKRDEFAVFSADAGVGYITRNDNSHAKAGNLNHAMKLTKGELICVFDCDHVATRAFLQATVGSFLKDPRLALIQTPHYFYSPDPFERNLSAGRTMPNEGALFYGPVQQGNDNWNATFFCGSCAVIRRVALEEVGGFAVETVTEDAHSALKMQRRGWNTAFLDIPLAAGLATERLGLHVIQRTRWARGMTQIFRVDNPLLGRGLKWQQRLCYLNAMLHFQFGLPRVVFLTAPLAFLLFNLNIISSSASLIFAYALPHLVMSLYINSRMNGRFRYTFWGEIYETVMAFHLILPTLVTMFAPKRGKFNVTDKGGLLDVGFFDFNIVKPHLIVAILMIIGIGYGIVRAIFHNYFAIDPNVIALNIAWGSFSVLILLAAIAVAKETRQVRKTIRIDVAIPAIIHYANGISLRTTTIDMSMGGVQLVTPDVRYLDEEIEEVEIQLSSGAESFPVTQISGDKERLRLQFENLPLSKRRELVRVVLCRADAWIGEEYPPDNPFRSLVSIIRCVFELFYNTWKERRAKNKPADATSKSEAA is encoded by the coding sequence ATGAATAAATTCCTGTTTTCTCTTCTTGTACTTCTGCTGCTGCCGGTGGCAGCAGTCATCATCATTACCCCGATGGACAGCCAGAAGCAGTACATTTTTGGCCTGATCAGCATCGGTCTGTTATTCCTGCTTGGCATCAGTAAAAGCCGACGGATTAGCGTGGTGATGGTCATCATGTCCGTCATGATGTCGACGCGTTATATTTACTGGCGCGCGACGGAAACGCTGCATTTTAATTCAACAATAGAAGCTATTTTAGGGATCGGCTTATTCCTTGCCGAACTGTATGTCTGGCTAATTTTGTTGCTGGGTTATCTGCAAACCACCTGGCCATTAAAACGCACCATCGAACCTTTGCCGGATGACACCACGCTGTGGCCAACCGTCGATGTGTATATTCCGTCTTATAACGAAAGTCTCGACGTAGTACGTGACACCGTGCTGGCGGCGCAGTGCATCGATTATCCGAAAGATAAAATCAAAATTTATGTTCTGGATGACGGTAAACGGGACGAATTTGCGGTGTTCTCCGCTGACGCCGGCGTGGGATATATCACCCGTAACGACAACTCCCATGCCAAAGCCGGCAACCTGAACCATGCAATGAAACTCACCAAAGGCGAGCTGATTTGCGTATTCGACTGTGACCACGTGGCCACCCGCGCGTTCCTGCAGGCGACGGTCGGCAGCTTCCTGAAAGACCCGCGTCTGGCGCTGATCCAGACACCGCACTACTTCTATTCACCTGACCCGTTTGAACGTAACTTGTCTGCGGGCCGCACCATGCCCAACGAAGGTGCCCTGTTCTACGGCCCGGTTCAGCAAGGTAACGACAACTGGAATGCGACGTTCTTCTGCGGCTCCTGTGCGGTTATCCGCCGTGTGGCTCTGGAAGAAGTGGGGGGTTTTGCGGTTGAAACGGTTACCGAAGATGCACACTCCGCGCTGAAAATGCAGCGTCGTGGCTGGAATACCGCGTTTCTGGATATCCCGCTGGCCGCCGGTCTGGCGACCGAACGTCTGGGTCTGCACGTCATTCAGCGTACCCGCTGGGCGCGCGGTATGACGCAGATTTTCCGGGTGGATAATCCGCTGCTCGGCCGCGGTCTGAAATGGCAGCAACGCCTGTGTTACCTGAACGCCATGCTGCACTTCCAGTTTGGTCTGCCGCGTGTGGTGTTCCTGACCGCACCGCTGGCGTTCCTGCTGTTCAACCTGAACATTATTTCCTCGTCCGCCAGCCTGATTTTTGCTTACGCGCTGCCGCACCTGGTGATGTCGCTGTACATCAACTCCCGCATGAACGGGCGTTTCCGCTACACCTTCTGGGGTGAGATTTACGAGACCGTGATGGCCTTCCACCTGATCCTGCCCACGCTGGTGACGATGTTCGCACCCAAACGCGGCAAGTTTAACGTGACGGATAAAGGCGGTTTGCTGGACGTCGGGTTCTTCGACTTCAACATCGTCAAACCTCACCTGATTGTCGCCATCCTGATGATTATCGGCATCGGTTACGGCATCGTGCGCGCCATCTTCCACAATTACTTTGCCATCGACCCAAATGTTATTGCGCTGAATATCGCGTGGGGCAGTTTCAGCGTGCTGATTTTGCTGGCAGCGATTGCAGTAGCGAAAGAAACCCGTCAGGTACGTAAAACTATCCGTATCGATGTGGCCATCCCGGCGATTATTCATTACGCCAATGGTATTTCACTGCGCACCACCACTATCGATATGTCGATGGGCGGTGTGCAACTGGTGACGCCGGACGTGCGCTATCTGGATGAAGAAATTGAAGAAGTAGAAATTCAGTTGTCTTCCGGCGCGGAAAGTTTCCCGGTGACGCAAATCAGCGGAGACAAAGAGCGGTTGCGTCTGCAATTTGAAAACCTGCCGTTATCGAAACGCCGCGAGCTGGTTCGCGTGGTCTTATGCCGTGCTGATGCCTGGATTGGCGAAGAATACCCGCCGGATAACCCGTTCAGATCGCTGGTAAGCATCATCCGTTGCGTGTTCGAGTTATTCTATAACACGTGGAAGGAACGCCGTGCTAAAAATAAACCCGCTGACGCCACCAGCAAGAGTGAAGCAGCATGA
- the pdeH gene encoding cyclic-guanylate-specific phosphodiesterase: MITKMMLGLITPSFTAIERVKAQSYWRQCQRVYRFQPIYRTTGKLLGIELLTGIFHPASPHKFISPEEYFVAIAVGKRLQIVQEQLDLLQRWQHLFIENELLASINVDGQVLEMLQSDSALRAQISAMPYVRFELVESAENALSIPLSQIEQSDRLWLDDFGQGIANFSSFTTWHYEYIKIARDLFILLGQSEEGSRLFYTLVTLMNRYSKGVIIEGVETASEWAMVCNSDALAAQGYYLARPTIFDNLDNLPIHFKG, translated from the coding sequence ATGATAACTAAGATGATGTTAGGGCTGATTACGCCTTCTTTTACCGCCATAGAGCGCGTAAAAGCACAGTCTTACTGGCGTCAGTGTCAGAGAGTGTACCGTTTTCAGCCTATTTATCGCACCACAGGAAAGCTGTTGGGAATTGAATTGCTGACAGGGATTTTTCACCCTGCGAGCCCGCACAAATTCATTTCGCCGGAAGAATATTTTGTCGCGATCGCTGTGGGCAAACGTTTGCAAATCGTGCAGGAGCAGCTCGACCTGTTGCAGCGCTGGCAGCATCTGTTCATTGAAAACGAATTACTGGCGTCGATTAACGTAGATGGTCAGGTACTGGAAATGCTGCAATCTGATTCGGCGCTGCGCGCGCAAATCAGCGCGATGCCGTATGTCCGTTTTGAACTGGTTGAAAGCGCCGAAAATGCGCTGAGTATCCCGCTGTCGCAAATCGAGCAATCTGACCGGTTGTGGCTCGATGACTTTGGTCAGGGTATCGCTAACTTCTCTTCCTTCACCACCTGGCATTACGAATACATCAAAATCGCCCGCGATCTGTTTATTTTGCTTGGCCAGAGTGAAGAGGGGTCGCGGCTGTTTTACACGCTGGTGACGCTGATGAACCGCTATAGCAAAGGCGTGATTATTGAAGGCGTTGAAACGGCCTCTGAATGGGCGATGGTCTGCAATTCTGATGCGCTGGCGGCACAAGGCTATTATCTGGCGCGTCCCACCATTTTCGACAATCTGGATAATCTGCCCATACATTTCAAAGGATAA
- a CDS encoding dicarboxylate/amino acid:cation symporter, with amino-acid sequence MKKSLFRSLYFQVLLAITVGVLLGHFYPEIGAQMKPLGDGFVKLIKMIIAPVIFCTVVTGIAGMESMKAVGRTGAIALLYFEIVSTLALIIGLVIVNIVQPGAGMNVDPAALDAKAVAVYAEQAQSQGIIPFLLDVIPSSVIGAFASGNILQVLLFAVLFGFALHRLGHKGQLIFNVIESFSQVIFGIINMIMRLAPIGAFGAMAFTIGKYGVGSLVQLGQLILCFYLTCILFVVVVLGLIARFTGFSIFKFVNYIKEELLIVLGTSSSESALPRMLDKMERLGCKKSVVGLVIPTGYSFNLDGTSIYLTMAAVFIAQATNTHMDIWHQITLIVVLLLSSKGAAGVTGSGFIVLAATLSAVGHLPVAGLALILGIDRFMSEARALTNLVGNGVATIVVAKWCDQLDEGQLKATLNGQKGLTEAEKSA; translated from the coding sequence ATGAAAAAATCACTCTTCAGAAGCCTGTATTTTCAGGTGCTTTTGGCTATTACCGTCGGTGTTCTTCTGGGGCATTTCTACCCTGAGATTGGCGCTCAAATGAAACCACTTGGTGATGGTTTTGTTAAATTAATCAAGATGATCATCGCGCCGGTGATCTTCTGTACTGTCGTCACCGGTATTGCGGGTATGGAAAGCATGAAAGCGGTCGGCCGCACCGGTGCGATTGCGCTGCTGTACTTTGAAATTGTCAGTACACTGGCGCTGATCATCGGGCTGGTGATCGTCAATATTGTACAGCCGGGAGCCGGGATGAACGTGGATCCTGCCGCGCTGGATGCCAAAGCGGTAGCGGTTTACGCCGAGCAGGCGCAAAGCCAGGGCATCATTCCGTTCCTTCTGGACGTGATCCCCTCCAGCGTGATTGGGGCATTCGCCAGCGGGAACATTCTTCAGGTGCTGCTATTTGCTGTGTTGTTTGGCTTTGCGTTGCACCGTCTGGGCCACAAAGGCCAGCTGATTTTCAATGTGATCGAAAGCTTCTCTCAGGTCATTTTCGGCATCATCAATATGATCATGCGCCTCGCACCGATTGGCGCATTTGGGGCCATGGCGTTTACCATCGGCAAATACGGCGTCGGTTCGCTGGTGCAACTGGGACAACTGATCCTGTGCTTCTACCTGACCTGTATTTTGTTCGTGGTGGTGGTGCTCGGGCTTATCGCGCGCTTCACCGGTTTCAGCATCTTCAAGTTTGTGAATTACATTAAAGAAGAGCTGCTGATCGTGCTGGGCACGTCATCTTCTGAATCAGCGCTGCCGCGCATGCTGGATAAAATGGAGCGTCTGGGTTGTAAGAAATCGGTGGTCGGGCTGGTCATTCCGACCGGCTATTCCTTCAATCTGGACGGCACCTCGATTTATCTGACGATGGCAGCAGTCTTCATCGCGCAGGCGACCAATACCCATATGGATATCTGGCATCAGATCACCCTGATTGTGGTGCTGCTGTTGTCTTCAAAAGGGGCGGCAGGCGTAACGGGCAGCGGATTCATCGTGCTGGCGGCAACGTTGTCTGCTGTGGGCCATTTACCGGTTGCAGGACTGGCACTGATTCTGGGCATTGACCGTTTCATGTCCGAAGCGCGTGCGCTGACCAATCTGGTGGGTAACGGCGTCGCCACCATCGTGGTCGCAAAATGGTGTGATCAGCTGGACGAAGGGCAGTTAAAAGCGACCTTAAACGGCCAGAAAGGTCTGACCGAAGCCGAAAAGTCCGCCTGA
- the bcsQ gene encoding cellulose biosynthesis protein BcsQ codes for MPLVCVCSPKGGVGKTTVASNLAYSLARSGSKVLVIDFDVQNALRLHFGVPIADTRGFVAGSGNESDWSQFILKAGSNTFVLPYGEVTEDQRLEFEHQLASDPHFLQRGLNTVLNYPGLIIIADFPPGPSPALKAVQAIADLHVVVMLADTASLSLLPLMEKNKLIGTPLNNKLGEYYVVNQSDTRRTLSRDVTQFFEQRLNERLLGTIHRDECVPEANASQRSIIDFSPVSASAFDIELISKKVAAILGIKVGDGELHAAPKSGSY; via the coding sequence ATGCCGTTAGTTTGCGTTTGTTCACCGAAAGGTGGGGTAGGAAAAACCACGGTGGCCTCCAACCTGGCCTATTCGCTTGCCCGCAGTGGCAGTAAAGTGCTGGTCATCGATTTTGATGTGCAGAACGCCCTTCGCCTTCATTTCGGTGTACCTATTGCCGATACCCGCGGTTTTGTCGCCGGTTCGGGTAATGAATCCGACTGGAGCCAGTTCATCCTGAAAGCAGGTTCCAATACGTTTGTCTTACCTTACGGCGAAGTGACGGAAGATCAGCGGCTGGAATTCGAACATCAGCTTGCCAGCGATCCGCATTTTTTACAGCGCGGATTAAATACCGTCCTGAATTATCCGGGATTAATTATTATCGCGGATTTCCCTCCCGGCCCGAGTCCGGCATTAAAAGCCGTTCAGGCCATTGCTGATTTACATGTGGTGGTAATGCTGGCCGACACCGCATCATTATCTTTATTACCCTTAATGGAAAAAAACAAATTAATTGGCACCCCTTTGAATAACAAGTTGGGTGAATATTATGTTGTTAACCAAAGTGACACCCGCCGGACATTAAGCCGCGACGTCACCCAATTTTTCGAACAGCGTTTAAATGAAAGATTATTAGGCACAATCCACAGGGATGAATGTGTGCCAGAGGCCAATGCCTCGCAGCGCTCTATTATTGATTTCAGTCCGGTATCGGCTTCGGCATTTGATATTGAACTGATCAGCAAAAAAGTCGCCGCCATTTTAGGGATTAAAGTCGGTGATGGTGAATTACACGCCGCGCCTAAATCTGGCAGTTATTAG
- the kdgK gene encoding 2-dehydro-3-deoxygluconokinase — MTSKNIAVIGECMIELSQKGDALHRGFGGDTLNTSVYISRQVSPDALNVHYVTALGNDSFSNEMLQAWQQEGVHTDLTQRLENKLPGLYVIETDSTGERTFYYWRNDAAARYWLDSPQSEEICQKLAEFDYLYLSGISLAILSDASRDRLMTLLKACRSRGGKVIFDNNYRPRLWASKEQTQAAYNAILSCTDIAFLTLDDEDMLWGQKPYDDVIARTHALGVSEVVVKRGADSCIVSSAEGELHDVPAVKLPKEKVIDTTAAGDSFSAGYLAVRLTGGSAVEAAVRGHETASTVIQHRGAIIPMEFMPGRV, encoded by the coding sequence ATGACCAGCAAAAACATTGCCGTTATCGGCGAATGCATGATCGAATTATCTCAGAAAGGCGATGCGCTCCACCGCGGTTTTGGTGGCGACACGCTGAACACGTCTGTTTATATCTCCCGCCAGGTTTCCCCTGATGCGCTGAACGTGCATTACGTCACCGCGCTCGGCAATGACAGTTTCAGCAATGAAATGTTGCAGGCCTGGCAGCAGGAAGGGGTTCACACGGATCTGACCCAGCGCCTTGAAAACAAGTTACCCGGTTTGTATGTGATTGAAACGGACAGCACCGGCGAGCGCACCTTCTATTACTGGCGCAATGATGCTGCCGCGCGCTACTGGCTCGACAGTCCGCAATCCGAAGAGATTTGCCAGAAACTGGCAGAATTTGATTATCTGTATCTGAGCGGTATCAGTCTGGCGATCCTCAGCGACGCAAGCCGTGACCGTCTGATGACCTTGCTGAAAGCCTGCCGTTCACGCGGTGGCAAAGTGATTTTCGATAACAATTACCGTCCGCGTCTGTGGGCCAGCAAAGAACAGACGCAGGCCGCGTATAACGCCATCCTTTCCTGCACCGACATCGCCTTTCTGACCCTCGATGACGAAGATATGTTGTGGGGCCAGAAGCCGTACGACGACGTGATTGCGCGCACCCATGCGCTGGGCGTCAGCGAAGTGGTCGTCAAACGCGGAGCCGACAGTTGCATCGTCTCCAGCGCTGAAGGCGAGTTGCATGATGTCCCTGCGGTGAAATTGCCGAAAGAGAAAGTCATTGATACGACGGCAGCAGGAGATTCCTTCAGCGCCGGTTATCTGGCGGTGAGGCTCACCGGTGGCAGCGCGGTGGAAGCCGCAGTGCGTGGACATGAAACAGCGAGTACGGTTATCCAGCATCGCGGTGCGATCATTCCGATGGAGTTTATGCCGGGGCGGGTATAA
- the hmsP gene encoding biofilm formation regulator HmsP, whose product MRVRRSLTIKQMAAVSSIAAITICIFIVIQLFHFVQQRRDDYAQQLENIAHSVRVPLSQAVLDVDLEETQDILNTLQPVGILSRADVVLPNQIAALHTHFPPGRPVPQWVTRGFNLPVTISVPLYSAAASPKAPKPLAYLVLQADSYRMYQFIISALSTMLTTYLLLALILTISVSWVINRLIVKPLRAIASDLESLPESEVPGHQLTLPQRHEDDEIGMLVRSYNRNQQQREKPQCTAREALLPSQTMLNNEEQFMQHLEHRLHCAEPQKSFHLLLIGIESLRDDGHVDCPLISSIMNVLPENCLLARLSYNEFALLAADIPRPFMAMRLARQIMERINAPQESHAGNMSLHPTGSIGIVQYTGEFPVSAQQLMVNGRAARVSAYQQGKNQILFFEPELTEKIQKRLLQENEILHAMEQNDFTLFIQPQVNMATDTVVGAEALLRRKMADGSYGLESDFIVLAEEIGVMSQLGYKILELGCQILADWQQRGIPLPLSVNLSGAQVQQRNFLPELRSLLSRYKINPGQLVLEITETARIDDLDRALLLLSELRAVGVSIELDDFGLGYSGLEYLNRLRTLPIDVIKIDRSFVSVLPQDEVMVNIVASIGRAMNIQLVAEGVETEEQRQWLLKENIQLGQGYLFSAPLSKTDFERKFCQPS is encoded by the coding sequence TTGCGGGTCAGGCGTTCATTAACGATTAAACAGATGGCGGCCGTGTCGAGCATTGCGGCCATCACCATTTGTATTTTTATCGTCATCCAGCTGTTCCACTTTGTACAGCAACGGAGGGACGATTACGCCCAGCAACTTGAGAATATTGCGCATTCTGTTCGGGTTCCGCTCTCGCAAGCCGTGCTGGATGTTGATCTGGAAGAAACGCAGGACATTCTGAATACGCTGCAACCGGTGGGCATTCTGAGCCGTGCCGACGTCGTGTTACCCAATCAGATCGCCGCACTGCATACGCATTTCCCACCTGGCCGCCCGGTGCCGCAATGGGTGACCCGCGGTTTCAATCTGCCGGTGACGATCTCCGTACCTCTCTATTCTGCGGCTGCCAGCCCTAAAGCCCCCAAACCCCTGGCTTATCTGGTCCTTCAGGCTGATTCCTACCGCATGTATCAGTTCATCATCAGCGCGCTCTCGACCATGCTGACGACATATCTGTTGCTGGCGCTGATCCTGACCATTTCCGTGAGCTGGGTTATCAACCGTTTGATCGTGAAACCGCTTCGCGCGATTGCCAGCGATCTGGAATCCCTGCCGGAAAGCGAGGTGCCAGGCCATCAGTTGACCCTGCCGCAACGCCACGAAGACGATGAGATCGGCATGCTGGTGCGCAGCTACAACCGCAATCAGCAACAGCGGGAGAAGCCGCAATGCACTGCCCGTGAAGCACTGCTGCCTTCTCAAACCATGCTAAATAATGAAGAACAGTTTATGCAGCATCTGGAACACCGCCTGCATTGCGCTGAACCGCAAAAAAGTTTCCACCTGCTGTTAATCGGCATTGAAAGCCTGCGCGATGATGGCCATGTGGATTGCCCGCTGATCTCTTCCATCATGAATGTGTTGCCTGAGAACTGCCTGCTGGCGCGCCTGAGTTATAACGAATTTGCTCTGCTGGCGGCGGATATTCCGCGGCCCTTTATGGCGATGCGTCTGGCGCGGCAAATCATGGAGCGCATCAATGCGCCGCAGGAAAGTCATGCTGGCAATATGTCTCTGCATCCGACCGGCAGCATCGGCATCGTGCAATACACCGGCGAATTCCCGGTGAGTGCGCAGCAACTGATGGTGAATGGTCGTGCGGCCAGAGTCTCGGCCTATCAGCAGGGGAAAAACCAAATCCTGTTCTTCGAGCCGGAACTGACCGAAAAAATTCAGAAACGCTTACTGCAGGAAAACGAAATCCTGCATGCGATGGAACAGAATGATTTCACGCTGTTTATCCAGCCGCAGGTGAATATGGCAACCGACACGGTGGTCGGGGCGGAAGCCCTGCTGCGTCGTAAAATGGCCGATGGAAGTTACGGCCTGGAAAGCGATTTTATTGTGCTGGCCGAAGAAATCGGCGTCATGAGTCAGCTGGGTTACAAAATTCTTGAGCTGGGCTGTCAGATCCTGGCGGACTGGCAGCAACGAGGCATTCCCCTGCCGCTGTCAGTCAATCTCTCCGGCGCGCAGGTACAGCAGCGTAACTTCCTGCCGGAACTGCGCAGCCTGCTGAGCCGTTACAAAATTAATCCGGGACAACTGGTGCTGGAAATCACGGAAACGGCCCGCATTGATGATCTCGATCGCGCGCTGCTGTTGCTCAGCGAACTTCGCGCCGTGGGTGTTTCCATCGAGCTTGATGATTTTGGTCTGGGTTACTCCGGGCTGGAATACCTCAACCGGCTGCGCACATTGCCTATTGATGTCATCAAAATTGACCGCAGCTTCGTCAGCGTGCTGCCGCAGGATGAAGTGATGGTGAATATTGTGGCCTCGATTGGTCGCGCCATGAATATTCAGCTGGTAGCCGAAGGCGTAGAAACTGAGGAACAACGTCAGTGGCTGCTTAAGGAAAATATTCAGCTCGGACAAGGCTATTTATTTTCCGCGCCGCTTTCCAAAACTGACTTCGAACGGAAATTCTGCCAGCCTTCCTGA
- a CDS encoding 2-hydroxymuconate tautomerase family protein — MPYVNIKITREGATAEQKKALIAGVTQLLVDTLGKNPATTVVVIDEVDTDNWGVGGRPVTELRQENK, encoded by the coding sequence ATGCCTTACGTTAATATCAAAATCACCCGCGAAGGCGCGACAGCTGAACAGAAGAAAGCGCTGATCGCCGGGGTGACACAATTACTGGTGGACACGCTGGGCAAAAATCCGGCGACGACCGTGGTCGTCATTGACGAGGTCGACACCGATAACTGGGGAGTGGGTGGCCGTCCGGTGACCGAACTGCGTCAGGAAAATAAGTAA
- a CDS encoding M16 family metallopeptidase: MQGTKIRLLIGGLLLAAAASHVQAEALQPDPAWQQGKLDNGFTWQLLTTPQRPSDRIELRLVVRTGSLAESAQQTGYAHFLPRLALMHSEGFSTAQLQSLWQQSINPQRPLPPAVSSYDFTMYNLSLPNNRPELLKDALNWLANTAGKVSVTPALVSAARQESQDPVGSLPQNTQDAWWRARMAGSTLVGHNPNHLPTKPVNIEALIKFYHQWYTPDAMTLFVVGNVDSRGLSEQINRTFSSLKGSRQTPQTLPTLSEVTTKSMTVMDENLTQDRVSLMWDNAWQPIQDSQALAAYWRSDLAREALFWHLQQQLKSAFETKKDTPAPGPGLGFDCNVQYQRAQCAIRIEAPQAKLTELFKRLSEELLAVRDKGISQAEFDALIAQKNDQLSKLFATYARTDTDVLMSQRLRSQQNGVVDIAPEQYQQLRQQFLSTLTLPVLNQELKQQLSRAPALLVAQPKGEPEVNAAELRAVYDKIMAPVETAPAVDAPAGDVPAASATTAQ, from the coding sequence ATGCAGGGCACCAAAATCCGTTTACTCATTGGTGGATTGCTGCTGGCAGCAGCCGCAAGTCATGTGCAAGCTGAAGCATTACAACCAGATCCGGCCTGGCAGCAGGGGAAACTGGACAATGGATTTACCTGGCAGTTGCTGACCACGCCGCAACGCCCGAGCGATCGCATTGAATTACGCCTGGTGGTTCGCACCGGCTCGCTGGCGGAATCAGCCCAGCAAACGGGCTATGCCCATTTCCTTCCCCGCCTTGCGCTGATGCACAGCGAAGGCTTCAGCACGGCTCAGCTCCAGTCTCTGTGGCAGCAAAGTATCAATCCGCAGCGGCCCTTGCCGCCAGCGGTCAGTTCTTATGATTTCACGATGTACAACCTGAGCCTGCCCAATAACCGTCCTGAGCTTCTGAAAGATGCTCTGAACTGGCTGGCAAATACGGCGGGCAAAGTGTCTGTCACCCCGGCGCTGGTGAGTGCAGCCCGTCAGGAATCTCAGGATCCGGTAGGTTCTCTGCCTCAAAATACGCAGGATGCCTGGTGGCGTGCGCGGATGGCCGGTTCGACGCTGGTTGGTCACAATCCAAACCATTTACCGACCAAACCTGTCAATATCGAGGCATTAATCAAATTTTATCATCAGTGGTATACGCCTGATGCGATGACGTTATTTGTCGTCGGTAATGTCGACAGTCGTGGCCTGAGTGAACAAATCAATCGCACGTTCTCGTCACTCAAAGGCAGCCGCCAGACGCCGCAGACGTTGCCCACGCTGTCTGAAGTGACGACAAAATCCATGACCGTCATGGATGAAAATCTGACTCAGGATCGTGTCTCATTAATGTGGGATAACGCCTGGCAGCCCATTCAGGATTCACAGGCACTTGCCGCATACTGGCGCAGTGATCTAGCCCGCGAAGCGTTGTTCTGGCATTTGCAGCAACAACTGAAAAGTGCGTTTGAAACCAAAAAAGACACCCCGGCACCTGGCCCGGGGCTGGGTTTCGACTGTAATGTGCAATATCAGCGCGCGCAGTGTGCAATCCGCATTGAAGCACCGCAGGCTAAGCTGACGGAGTTGTTTAAACGTTTGTCAGAAGAACTCCTGGCTGTTCGCGATAAAGGCATTTCTCAGGCTGAATTTGACGCACTGATTGCGCAGAAAAACGATCAGCTGAGCAAACTGTTCGCGACTTACGCCCGCACCGATACCGATGTGCTGATGAGCCAGCGTTTGCGTTCCCAGCAAAACGGTGTGGTAGATATCGCCCCAGAACAGTATCAGCAATTGCGTCAGCAGTTCCTTTCCACGCTGACCCTGCCGGTGCTGAATCAGGAACTGAAGCAACAGCTTTCCCGCGCTCCTGCGTTATTAGTGGCGCAGCCAAAAGGGGAACCTGAGGTGAATGCCGCAGAGCTGCGGGCGGTTTATGACAAGATAATGGCACCGGTGGAAACCGCGCCTGCGGTTGATGCCCCTGCGGGGGATGTGCCAGCGGCATCGGCGACGACTGCGCAATAA